The Lachnospiraceae bacterium KM106-2 nucleotide sequence TATCATTTTGCAAGTCTTTGTATTTCAAGACAGATATTTAGTGCACTAAAATTAAATAATCGAAAAAAGAATTACCCATTAAATACATACATATCATTCTATACTCCAATTGGTGAGGAAAGCCATAGTATTGGAGAAGACATATCCCTTGTGGATGTTATGTTCCCGAAAAGTGAACAAAATCCAGAAGAGCTTATTATTGATCAAGAAAACACAAGGCGACTGAAAGAGGAACTAGATAAAAAATTAAGTGAGTTTGAGAGAAAAGTGATCTTGTTTTATGTGAAAGGATACTCTTATACGAAAATTGCTGAGATGATGAAAAAAAGTCCAAAATCGATTGATAATGCGCTTCAGAGAATTCGAGTGAAAGTAAATCGAATTGTGATGGATTTGGAGAGATAGATAAGAATTTAAGAAAATTTGTAATTAATGGATTGACATAATTTATTTGATATTGTAAGATATCAATGAATTCAATTGCATATGCTGCCTTGGCGCAGTCGGTAGCGCGTCGCCTTGGTAAGGCGGAGGCAGGGGGTTCAAGTCCCCTAGGCAGCTTTATGATAAGAGTTGATATGTTGTAAGAGCAATATAGCAACTCTTTTATGTTATCACTCTATTAACCTATAGGAGGAAATCATATGAAAGTAATTATGTATGGAACATTAATCTGTGAAGATTGTGTCGAAGCTTTAAAGGTATTAGAAGAAAAGAAAATCGATGTAGATTTTCGTGATTTTAATGAAAAAACAGAAAATATTAAAGGCTTTCTAAAATACCGTGATGAATTAGCTATGTTTGATGAGATCAAAAAAGAAAATAAGATCGGAATTCCTTGCTTTGTTTTGGAAGATGAGACAATAACTTTAGATGTAGAAGAAGTAATGAAAAAAGCAGAGTGTGAATAAATCACACTCTGCTTTTTTAAAATCAGAAAGTCAAGATGCGCACTCACGCAGGATGAGATTATCACTTCGTGATCGCGTTCGGCGTGGAGAGTTTGGCAAGGCAAACTCTTTGTTCTTAAGATAATTATGCACCGAAGAAAGTGCTGACTAATTGATTAACAAGCTTTCCGTCTGCTTTACCCTTTACTAATGGCATAAGCTCTTTCATGATCTTTCCTTTATCTTTTGCGGTTGGAGCTGTAATTCCTAATTTGTCGAGTACAGATTGGATCGTAGCTTTAATTTCATCTTCCGACATGAATTTTGGAGCGAATTCTTTATAAACTTCGATTTTATATTTGCAATCGTCAATAATATCAGTTCTTTCAGCAGGAGCAGTATCCAAAGTTTCTTGCGTTTGTTTGATTTCCTTTAAGACAACTTCGTTTTCCTCTTCTTCTGTCAGATCGGCTCTCTTATCGATTGCTTTATTCTTTAATACAGAAAGTAGCATGGACAAAGCATCTTTACGAGGTTTGTTCTTCTCTTTCATTGCAGTTACCATTTCGGCTCTGACTTGTTCTATTTTTGTCATGATAGTACCTCCTATAAATCGTTCTATCTTCTATTTTAAGTTTATATAAATTGGAATTCAAGCCTTAATTTTCAAATGTGCATAAAATAACAAAAAGGAATGATTTACAATAAAATGTAAATTTCTTCCACAATTAAATGTGGATAATGTGGATAAAATGAATCTTGTTAGACATAATAAGATTGTAAGATAAGATTAGGAGGTAGAAAAATGACAAATCTGAGTTGTGATGTAACAAATTGTCTTCATAATGCATCTCATCTGTGTGAACTTGGTGAAATTGCAGTAAAAGGTCAAAATGCGCATGAAAAAGATAATACATGCTGTTCTACGTTTTGCAGTACTTGTGGGCCATTAAACAAAGAAGAAGTAAATGATGCAGATGTAAAGTCTGATATTAGTTGCAGTGCAACAACCTGTAAACATAATAAGGACTGCCGTTGTCATGCTGATGAAATCGAAGTTTGCGGTTGCGGTGCAGATCATGCTGTAAATACTGCATGTTCTACATTTTCTTGCAAATAATCATATGATATTTAGGATATGAATTATGACAATTCATGTCCTTTTTTTATTGGAAACAAAGTTACTGGGATGAATTGTAAAAGTTTTCCACAACATTTTGGGGATAAAGTGGATAAAATTGTAAATTACAAATGAGAGAAGTGAAAAAATGGACAATAATACCAAACTATGGTAATATCTAATTGATTGAATTTTGGCGAATAAGGCGGTGCCATATGGGAGAAATTTATCAGTTTATCATTATTTCGCAAGCAATAGTGATATTTATACATATTTTAATAGTAACTTATTTATTAAATCGGGATACACATTATGGACAGACATCATTTGTGGTATTTACTTTATTATGTGCAGCAGATGGCATGCTTTCTCTGGATTGTATTTTGTCTAAAAGTATAGGCGCTGTTTCGTTGGTTATTGAACTTGAAAGTTTTGTGAGGGTATATATTCCGATTACCTTATTAATATACATATATCGATTATTTCATATAAGAGTACCCAAAAAAATATTGTGGTATATGGCAGTTTATAATATTATTATGGGTCATATTTGTCTAACGAATAATTATTACCATTTACTGTATTCATCCATTAAAACTAA carries:
- a CDS encoding RNA polymerase sporulation specific sigma factor SigH translates to MHFLDYGSYSDEQLLQMAKEDDRQAVDCLMERYKYLVRQKAHALFLIGGEEDDLIQEGMIGLYKALHDFKSDRNASFYHFASLCISRQIFSALKLNNRKKNYPLNTYISFYTPIGEESHSIGEDISLVDVMFPKSEQNPEELIIDQENTRRLKEELDKKLSEFERKVILFYVKGYSYTKIAEMMKKSPKSIDNALQRIRVKVNRIVMDLER
- a CDS encoding transamidase GatB domain protein, which translates into the protein MTKIEQVRAEMVTAMKEKNKPRKDALSMLLSVLKNKAIDKRADLTEEEENEVVLKEIKQTQETLDTAPAERTDIIDDCKYKIEVYKEFAPKFMSEDEIKATIQSVLDKLGITAPTAKDKGKIMKELMPLVKGKADGKLVNQLVSTFFGA